A window of the Xenopus laevis strain J_2021 chromosome 9_10L, Xenopus_laevis_v10.1, whole genome shotgun sequence genome harbors these coding sequences:
- the LOC108704744 gene encoding E3 ubiquitin-protein ligase TRIM7 codes for MLAVLREELSCSICLNIYTDPVLLPCGHNFCRGCIEKVLGAQEGSGAYSCPECRQESEERPTLPRNRTLGNIAEKFLTIHPKPREHGILCTYCIHSFAPAAKSCLLCEASICEAHVKVHSKSEGHILTEATVSFRNTKCSIHKELLKYYCCEDGAPICVSCCLVGEHRGHRVELLSEASEKKKEKLRKVVEKLRPEREETERGAQRLQERRREVAEKAAGETERVTALFRDIREQLEALEKQLLSDISREQEKLSLTLTDLMEQLEIKKEELTWKIHHIEELCNMADPLIVLQEWASDGAEFCGAVNDSNEGEERDKSEVPVVGLISETFLTGLAGIVTGAKGRIYGQEATDLVLDINTAGSSVLVSGDKKTVSCTEKKQCRPQTPERFEECQVLSSRSFQSGRHYWEVEGSECGYWLVGAAYPSIERGGCQSVIGNNGKSWCMYRWSNYYLVRHQGKETKLSQDPSCKRLGISLDYEAGRLSFYELSEPIRHLHTFIAQFTEPLHAAFSVWREDGWVRIIS; via the coding sequence ATGTTGGCTGTTCTGAGAGAagagctgagctgctccatctgctTAAACATTTACACAGACCCTGTACTGCTGCCGTGTGGCCACAACTTCTGCAGGGGCTGCATTGAGAAGGTGCTGGGTGCCCAGGAGGGATCTGGGGcttattcctgccctgaatgcagaCAGGAGTCTGAGGAGCGCCCAACCCTGCCCAGGAACAGAACTCTAGGGAACATAGCAGAGAAATTCCTGACTATTCACCCAAAGCCGAGGGAACATGGGATCCTCTGCACTTACTGCATTCACTCTTTTGCACCTGCTGCTAAATCTTGTCTCCTGTGTGAGGCTTCTATATGTGAGGCCCATGTCAAGGTGCACAGCAAGTCTGAAGGACACATATTAACTGAGGCCACTGTTTCTTTCAGGAATACAAAATGCTCAATACACAAGGAACTACTTAAATACTACTGCTGTGAGGATGGGGCCCCtatctgtgtgtcctgctgtctggtcggagagcacaggggccacagggtggagctgctgagtgaggcctctgagaagaagaaagagaaactgaggaaagttgtggagaaactgaggccagagagagaggagactgagagaggagcccagagactgcaggagcgcaggagagaagtggcagaaaaagcagccggtgagacagagagagtcactgccctgtttagagacatcagggaacagctggaagccctagagaagcaactcctgagtgacatctccagggaacaagagaagctctcactcacactcactgatctgatggagcagctggaaataaagaaggaagaGCTGACATGGAAGATCcatcacattgaggagctgtgcaacatggcagatccactcattGTCCTACAGGAATGGGCATCAGATGGAGCTGAGTTTTGTGGGGCTGTTAATGACAGTAATGAGGGAGAAGAAAGAGATAAGAGTGAGGTCCCTGTTGTAGGCCTGATCTCAGAGACATTTCTCACAGGATTAGCTGGGATTGTGACTGGGGCAAAAGGAaggatctatgggcaggaggccACAGACCTGGTACTGGATATAAACACTGCTGGGAGTAGTGTTTTGGTTTCTGGGGACAAGAAAACTGtgtcctgtacagaaaaaaaacaatgtcgcCCTCAAACCCCAGAGAGATTTGAGGAATGCCAAgttttaagcagcaggagtttccaatcagggcgacattactgggaagtggagggcaGTGAGTGTGGGTACTGGTTAGTAGGAGcagcctatcccagtatagagaggggaGGATGCCAGTCAGTTATTGGGAATAATGGTAAATCCTGGTGCATGTACAGATGGAGTAATTACTATCTAGTGAGACATCAGGGTAAAGAGACCAAGTTGTCCCAGGATCCATCTTGCAAGAGATTAgggatctcattggactatgaggctGGACGTCTGTCCTtctatgagctgagtgagccaatcaggcACTTACACACCTTCATTGCCCAattcactgagcccctccatGCTGCTTTCTCTGTGTGGAGGGAAGATGGTTGGGTGAGAATCATTAGTTAG
- the LOC121398183 gene encoding natural cytotoxicity triggering receptor 3 ligand 1-like: MEQRHILLVFLFSFLPKSESLLNVTVPHTHQATLGTNTSILCKFRIDYPPFDAQYLLIFWYLNDREILNYTRMYTKVKTLNSRLSINKDATKYGLASLDIADVRVSDEGKYTCCVLYTPERRERKVYFWVYAPPRITVTNNIVIKDKESILSASITGFYPVEIDIMWLRDGEILAGGTVLTPQRNTDGTYRVNSTLTIEPTEENQNQNFSIRVQHESLTAFLQEDFQLIYGDLKSLNKTSRLIFSSSTFGVWALIAWLLPYSM; encoded by the exons ATGGAGCAACGACACATTCTCCTCGTTTTCCTCTTCTCATTCCTCCCAAAATCAG AGTCTCTCCTAAATGTGACTGTTCCTCACACCCACCAAGCGACACTGGGAACTAATACCTCAATACTTTGCAAATTCCGTATAGATTACCCACCTTTTGATGCTCAGTACCTTCTTATATTCTGGTACCTAAATGATAGGGAGATCTTGAACTACACCAGAATGTACACCAAAGTGAAGACATTGAACTCAAGATTATCCATAAACAAGGATGCTACAAAATATGGGTTGGCTTCTCTGGACATTGCTGATGTGCGAGTATCTGATGAAGGGAAGTATACGTGTTGTGTGCTTTATACACCGGAGAGAAGGGAGAGGAAGGTCTACTTCTGGGTTTATG CTCCGCCCAGGATCACGGTCACTAATAATATTGTAATTAAAGATAAGGAAAGTATCCTGAGTGCCTCCATCACTGGCTTCTACCCTGTGGAAATTGACATTATGTGGCTCAGGGACGGGGAGATATTGGCTGGTGGAACTGTGCTCACCCCCCAGAGAAATACAGATGGTACATACCGAGTCAACAGCACACTCACCATTGAACCCACCGAGGAGAACCAGAACCAGAACTTCTCTATCCGGGTCCAACATGAGTCTCTCACTGCTTTTCTCCAGGAGGATTTCCAGCTGATCTATGGAG ATCTGaaatctttaaacaaaacatctcGGCTCATTTTTTCATCATCTACTTTTGGTGTGTGGGCATTAATAGCATGGTTACTCCCTTATTCTATGTAA